The following nucleotide sequence is from Priestia filamentosa.
TATGAAGAAAAGAGGGAGAGTGCTACAGTAGAGATAAGAAAAAGTAAAGCTAATTTGAAGAGCTCTTTCTAAATATAGAGTTGTTAAAATTTGCACAATCTAAGAATAAAGCCTCTTTCTGTAATCGACTATAATATGGTAAATTCCTGTAGGGTTGAAAATGATACAGGAGGAGATGTGAAAATGCAAGTAAAAGAGGTATTTTTTATTAGATGCATTTCGTGTTTAAGTGTTGTTATGATTCATGTGTTAGGAATTACAATGCATAGTACATCATCTATGTTAGTGACGTTATTAATGTTTAGTACTCCATCATTCATCTTTATTTCTGAGTTTTTACTTTCCTATTCATATCCAAATGGAACACCAAAAGGTTTTTTACTAAAGAGAATACAGTTTATTTTTTTACCATTCCTTTTTGTCGCCTTTATTGATGCTGTTATGATGTCTAGTTTAGGGGGGAATGCGACACTACTATCATTTCTACAAAGAATAAGCGCTAACATCTTTCTTGGTAATTTCATCGGGTACTTCATCCTTATCATCTTCCAGTTTTACTTATTGCATATTTTCTTTCATCAAATACTCCAGCGGATTTCTGCTAAGTTTGTTCTGTCTATAGCGTTTTTGGTTAATGGAGGATACCTTACTTTTGTAACGTTTATAGATATTCCTTCTTTTGGACCTAACCCAATCTTTCCGATTTCTTGGATTCCTTTCGTAGGATGGGTTTTCTATTTTTGTCTTGCTTACTATTGCGGACAAAATTATAAGGGATTCATTTCTTTATTAGATCAATATCGTTATATCGTGTATGGTATTGCAGCTTTATCAGCCTTTATGATTTTAAATAATACGTATTTTGGTTTCTTTGAAGTATCATCGAAAAGGCCTGATATTCTTCTATACACAACAAGTATAATCTTTTTACTTTTCCATCTGTTCTCAAAAGTTTCAAAAGTACCTTATATTATCATGACAATTAGTAATTACTCTTTCTCCATTTATTTATTTCATGTGTATTTCTTAGGGATAGGGCTTACGATTTTAAATAGTTTTACAGAAATACAAAATTCACTAAGCCTTATGGTTATTTATAGCTTTTCAATTGTTGGCCCAATGATGTTATCGTGGGTTTTTAACCATTTTAAATATGGATATATGTTTGTTGGGAAGATCTATAAACCAAAACAGAGTCAATGACGTAACACAGTCTCTATGTAGCTATAAAAAGAGCCGCTTATTTGAAATAAACGGCTCTTTTTTATCTTGATATTTCATTGATTGTCTCTTCCCATCGTTGGATGACTTCTTCTGGATTATCTAAATTTATTTTTACTCCAGAAGTAATAGAAGCATATTTAGCTCTATCTTCACGTATGTTTTCAACTTTTCCAATAAAGCGTTCTCGTTTGTACTTAGCGAGATGGAGTAGTGGAAGCTGTTTGAGGGAGAGTTTAATATAGTAGGCTTTTCCTTGAAAGAAAAAAACAAGAGTTGCTTTTTTTGAACGGATGATGTTCTTTGTTGTAGTCGTTTCTGGCCAAAGTCCAAGGTAAACTTCCTGTGCATTTTTTGCTACAATCTCACCAACGCTAATCATTGCGGTATGTGGCCAGTTCTCTTCGTCTATTGTGAGAAGCATGAATGCTTCATGTTGTTTATTATCAAGTTTTTTTCCGTTTAATAATTCTAAGACTTCTAATGACAATTCCTTCTTCATAAGTAAAACCTCCATTATCAAAAGGTTAGTTGTTTTTAATTCCTTCCCATCTCTT
It contains:
- a CDS encoding acyltransferase family protein; the protein is MQVKEVFFIRCISCLSVVMIHVLGITMHSTSSMLVTLLMFSTPSFIFISEFLLSYSYPNGTPKGFLLKRIQFIFLPFLFVAFIDAVMMSSLGGNATLLSFLQRISANIFLGNFIGYFILIIFQFYLLHIFFHQILQRISAKFVLSIAFLVNGGYLTFVTFIDIPSFGPNPIFPISWIPFVGWVFYFCLAYYCGQNYKGFISLLDQYRYIVYGIAALSAFMILNNTYFGFFEVSSKRPDILLYTTSIIFLLFHLFSKVSKVPYIIMTISNYSFSIYLFHVYFLGIGLTILNSFTEIQNSLSLMVIYSFSIVGPMMLSWVFNHFKYGYMFVGKIYKPKQSQ